The following are encoded in a window of Deinococcus planocerae genomic DNA:
- a CDS encoding class I SAM-dependent methyltransferase has protein sequence MTKMEGRYTLGKSARLVERDALLSRLAGVEWPFDSLLGLLNLPAEADVLDVGIGDGRLLQALRARGHAGRHVGVDPEPGSPEVRVGVAHALPFSDGAFDVVTFVRVLRHLPDAGAALAEARRVVRPGGWVVLASHGGDHLRETRQALGHPPGGTGPEAALREAVVRAGWVALRLDARLPVTLRAEGAILPTPSPQDDAPQTGCLIHDTLHLALYAARF, from the coding sequence ATGACGAAGATGGAGGGAAGGTACACCCTGGGTAAAAGCGCGCGGCTTGTGGAGCGGGATGCGCTGCTCTCGCGGCTCGCCGGGGTGGAGTGGCCCTTCGACTCCCTGCTCGGCCTGCTGAATCTTCCGGCGGAGGCCGACGTTTTGGATGTGGGCATTGGAGACGGGCGGCTGCTCCAAGCGTTGCGGGCAAGGGGACACGCTGGCCGTCACGTCGGGGTGGACCCCGAGCCGGGCAGCCCGGAGGTGCGGGTGGGAGTGGCGCACGCGCTCCCCTTCTCGGACGGGGCGTTCGACGTGGTGACTTTCGTGCGGGTGCTGCGTCACCTGCCGGACGCCGGGGCGGCTTTGGCCGAAGCCCGCCGGGTGGTCAGACCGGGGGGGTGGGTGGTGCTCGCCTCCCACGGCGGGGATCACTTGCGCGAAACTCGGCAGGCTCTGGGACACCCGCCCGGTGGGACGGGGCCGGAGGCGGCGTTGCGGGAGGCGGTTGTCCGGGCCGGATGGGTCGCCCTGCGCCTCGACGCTCGGCTGCCCGTGACGCTGAGGGCGGAGGGTGCAATTTTGCCAACCCCGAGCCCACAGGACGACGCGCCGCAGACAGGTTGCCTCATCCACGACACGCTGCATCTCGCGCTCTACGCCGCGCGCTTCTGA
- a CDS encoding exodeoxyribonuclease III codes for MSASPPVLKVTTLNVNGLRSALRKGFRDWAARERPDVLLLQEVRADPMPQALADLGYGGAWFPARRAGYSGVALLSLHPLADVRVGMNHPEMDDEGRVISAVVAGVRFASVYLPSGSSSQGRQDFKDRVLADYHAWAAATLAEGLPLVIGGDYNVAHREVDLKNWRSNQGNSGFLPHEREWMTAHLASGLTDTHRAHLGERAEYTWWSNRANAFHNDVGWRIDYLLAAGVTVRDLRVDRTVRLSDHAPLTGTVEWPRLT; via the coding sequence ATGTCTGCCTCCCCGCCCGTCCTGAAGGTCACCACCCTGAACGTCAACGGGCTGCGCAGCGCCCTCCGCAAGGGATTCAGGGACTGGGCCGCGCGCGAGCGGCCCGACGTGCTCCTGCTGCAAGAGGTCCGCGCCGACCCCATGCCGCAGGCCCTCGCCGACCTGGGCTACGGGGGCGCGTGGTTTCCCGCCCGCCGGGCCGGGTACAGCGGAGTGGCCCTGCTCAGCCTGCATCCCCTCGCCGACGTGCGGGTCGGCATGAACCACCCCGAGATGGACGACGAGGGCCGGGTGATCAGCGCCGTCGTGGCGGGCGTGCGCTTCGCCAGCGTCTACCTGCCGAGCGGCAGCAGCAGCCAGGGGCGTCAGGACTTCAAGGACCGCGTGCTCGCCGACTACCACGCGTGGGCGGCGGCGACCCTGGCGGAGGGCCTGCCCCTCGTCATCGGCGGCGACTACAACGTCGCGCACCGTGAGGTCGACCTCAAGAACTGGCGGTCGAATCAGGGAAACAGCGGCTTCCTGCCCCACGAGCGCGAGTGGATGACGGCCCACCTCGCCTCCGGCCTGACCGACACCCACCGCGCCCACCTCGGCGAGCGGGCCGAATACACGTGGTGGAGTAACCGCGCGAACGCCTTCCACAACGACGTGGGCTGGCGCATCGACTACCTCCTCGCCGCGGGCGTGACCGTCCGGGACCTGCGGGTGGACCGCACGGTGAGGCTCAGCGACCACGCGCCCCTCACGGGCACGGTTGAGTGGCCCCGGTTGACCTGA
- the dnaG gene encoding DNA primase: MGTKEDVRSRLNIAEVVGEYVRLSPAGKGRLKGLCPFHKEKSPSFQVDTEQGYFYCFGCKAGGDLFSFVQRAENLSFGDALRKLAEKAGVQVEAKYGERGNRDLYEVNAFALGYFREHLGGPALDYLRRRGLSDATTEAFELGYAPEGWDGLLGRARSRGLSERQLLEAGLLTENPESGRVYDRFRGRVMFPIRDHLGRLVGFGGRVLDDSKPKYLNTPETEVFKKGELLYGLDKARAGLSGGAELVVVEGYMDVIAMHQHGFTGAVASLGTALTAEHATLLERLGATRLTLMFDRDEAGLRATLAGLDQVLGAKFRVRATSVPSGKDPADALFAGDEEGLRTALSSGLDEVQYRVQAAVEAHGTETSEGRRRVLMALLPRMQNLDPLDEGAEQMRTIACHRLGIKPEALLEWIGSKAKRRTLTDTHLAGMSAVRAEEDRELALLRQLLVDPSLLAKLDGTTPWRNEAVRRVMLAAQGARSPDDILEVFRGQPEEQLLIRLMFEGRDTGAISRTANELYEQKVNAYAAAAVDDIQIGISIDSLRAEVDLLKRQVAGASPGEQMALLRQIGELQRAIEAEKRGRRAHA, encoded by the coding sequence GTGGGAACCAAGGAGGATGTTCGGTCACGGCTGAACATCGCGGAGGTGGTCGGTGAGTACGTGCGCCTCTCCCCCGCCGGGAAGGGCCGCCTCAAGGGCCTGTGTCCCTTTCACAAGGAGAAGAGCCCCTCGTTTCAGGTCGACACCGAGCAGGGCTACTTCTATTGCTTCGGCTGCAAGGCGGGCGGTGACTTGTTCAGCTTCGTGCAGCGGGCCGAGAACCTGAGTTTCGGCGACGCCCTGCGCAAACTCGCGGAGAAGGCGGGGGTGCAGGTCGAGGCGAAGTACGGCGAGCGCGGAAACCGCGACCTGTACGAGGTGAATGCCTTCGCGCTGGGGTACTTCCGCGAGCACCTGGGTGGCCCCGCGCTCGACTACCTGCGCCGCCGCGGCCTGAGTGACGCGACCACCGAAGCCTTCGAATTGGGCTACGCGCCGGAGGGCTGGGACGGTCTGCTGGGGCGGGCCCGCAGCCGGGGCCTGTCCGAGCGGCAACTGCTGGAGGCGGGCCTGCTCACCGAGAACCCCGAGTCGGGGCGGGTGTACGACCGCTTCCGGGGCCGGGTGATGTTCCCGATCCGCGACCACCTGGGCCGCCTGGTGGGCTTCGGCGGGCGGGTGCTCGACGACAGCAAGCCCAAGTACCTCAACACGCCGGAGACCGAGGTCTTCAAGAAGGGCGAACTGCTCTACGGCCTCGACAAGGCCCGCGCGGGCCTGAGCGGGGGCGCCGAACTCGTCGTGGTGGAGGGGTACATGGACGTGATCGCCATGCACCAGCACGGCTTCACGGGGGCGGTGGCGAGTCTGGGCACGGCCCTGACCGCCGAACACGCCACGCTGCTCGAACGGCTGGGGGCCACCCGCCTCACCCTGATGTTCGACCGCGACGAGGCGGGGCTGCGGGCCACCCTCGCGGGGCTCGACCAGGTGCTCGGGGCCAAGTTCCGCGTCCGTGCCACGAGCGTGCCGAGCGGCAAGGACCCCGCCGACGCCCTGTTCGCCGGGGACGAGGAGGGCCTGAGAACGGCCCTCAGCAGCGGACTGGACGAGGTGCAGTACCGTGTGCAGGCGGCGGTCGAGGCTCACGGAACGGAGACGTCGGAGGGCAGGCGCCGGGTGCTGATGGCGCTGCTGCCCCGGATGCAGAATCTCGATCCCCTGGACGAGGGCGCCGAGCAGATGCGGACCATCGCCTGCCACCGCCTGGGCATCAAGCCCGAGGCGCTGCTGGAATGGATCGGGAGCAAGGCCAAGCGCCGCACCCTCACCGACACCCACCTCGCGGGCATGAGCGCGGTGCGCGCCGAGGAGGACCGCGAACTCGCGCTGCTGCGGCAACTTCTCGTGGACCCCAGCCTGCTCGCTAAGCTGGACGGCACGACCCCCTGGCGCAACGAGGCCGTGCGCCGGGTGATGCTCGCCGCGCAGGGCGCCCGCAGCCCCGACGACATCCTGGAGGTCTTTCGCGGTCAGCCCGAGGAGCAGCTCCTCATCCGCCTGATGTTCGAGGGACGTGACACGGGCGCCATCTCGCGCACCGCCAACGAACTCTACGAGCAGAAAGTCAACGCCTACGCCGCCGCCGCCGTCGACGACATCCAGATCGGCATCAGCATCGACTCCCTGCGGGCCGAGGTCGATCTCCTCAAGCGTCAGGTCGCCGGAGCCTCCCCAGGCGAGCAGATGGCCCTCCTGCGCCAGATCGGCGAATTGCAACGCGCCATCGAGGCCGAGAAACGCGGACGGCGCGCCCACGCCTGA